The following coding sequences lie in one Haematobia irritans isolate KBUSLIRL chromosome 3, ASM5000362v1, whole genome shotgun sequence genomic window:
- the Mct1 gene encoding monocarboxylate transporter 1 yields MVHAPAKKKSNGTTNTNNNTTKQYEMELEEPTQPIPPDGGWGWMVVFGSFMIHIITDGMTYSFGLFYDEFLVYFNEGKGYTAWIVSIMVGVTFASGPISSSFVNRYGCRAVTIAGAILTAFCIVISTFAQNVLTLIVTIGLGTGLGLGLIYLPAIVSVSTYFEAKRSLATGIAVCGSGFGTFVFAPLMEQLMGSYGWRGALLIVGGIVLNCIIFGAMFRPLEAPKPTAAKKKDIIDNHTTPAELEPLKPNIKQAEQYLQLPKSETNGLSRSNSVGHTFKNKLNNANGSSNGKLEISVVSKSNSNDDMIRPSLSQPHLAQLKESHREKSGSGTMYRPDILYQGSLHNIPEYVRSRQDLSGSGAIQRYGSLRHSQLHLGEEQELVKCCGISCSQETRDTLREMMNFGLLSDVVFVIFAISNFCTSIGFNMPYVYIVSQAKALSLTGEQSSYLISTIGVANTIGRIILGYISDKPWVNRLLVYNICLTICGIATALCPLCTGFNSLAFYCSVFGFTIGAYVGLTSVILVDLLGLDKLTNAFGILLLFQGVASLIGPPIGGWMYDITLSYAPAFILAGVMIAISGLMMFVVPPLQRRQARKEQELNAQEIALS; encoded by the exons CCGATGGCATGACTTATTCCTTTGGTCTATTCTATGATGAGTTCCTTGTATATTTCAATGAGGGCAAAGGTTATACAGCGTGGATTGTCTCTATTATGGTGGGTGTGACATTTGCATCAG GTCCAATTTCATCATCATTTGTTAATCGTTATGGTTGCCGAGCTGTGACAATAGCGGGAGCCATTCTAACTGCCTTTTGCATAGTCATTAGTACGTTTGCACAG aatgtccttacacttatCGTAACCATTGGCCTTGGTACTGGTTTGGGTTTAGGTCTCATCTATTTGCCAGCCATTGTGAGTGTGAGTACATATTTCGAAGCGAAACGATCTTTGGCCACTGGAATTGCAGTATGCGGGTCAGGTTTTGGTACTTTTGTATTTGCACCTCTGATGGAACAACTTATGGGATCATATGGATGGCGGGGAGCTTTACTGATAGTCGGTGGTATAGTATTGAATTGTATTATATTCGGAGCTATGTTCCGACCCCTGGAAGCTCCAAAACCCACAGCAGCGAAAAAGAAAGATATCATAGACAATCATACAACGCCTGCAGAATTGGAACCGCTTAAGCCAAATATCAAGCAAGCTGAACAATATCTACAACTGCCAAAGAGTGAAACAAATGGTCTGAGTAGATCCAATAGTGTGGGTCATACCTTTAAAAATAAG CTTAATAATGCAAATGGTTCTTCCAATGGTAAACTGGAAATTTCTGTCGTTTCAAAAAGTAACAGCAATGATGATATGATTCGTCCCTCTTTAAGTCAACCTCATTTGGCCCAATTGAAAGAAAGTCATCGTGAGAAATCTGGTAGTGGTACTATGTATAGACCAGATATTTTATATCAG GGTTCCCTACATAATATCCCCGAATATGTTCGTTCTCGCCAAGATCTTTCAGGTTCTGGTGCCATACAGCGTTATGGTTCACTTCGACATTCACAATTGCATTTGGGCGAGGAACAG GAACTTGTAAAATGCTGTGGCATATCCTGCTCCCAAGAGACCCGGGACACGTTACGTGAAATGATGAATTTCGGTCTACTTAGTGATGTAGTCTTTgtaatttttgccatatcgaatTTTTGCACCAGTATCGGTTTCAATATGCCCTATGTGTATATTGTGTCGCAGGCCAAGGCTTTATCATTGACCGGTGAACAATCCTCATATCTTATCTCAACAATTGGTGTGGCCAATACGATCGGCAGAATTATATTGGGCTATATCTCTGACAAGCCATGGGTCAATCGTTTGTTGGTCTATAATATCTGTTTGACCATATGTGGCATAGCGACGGCATTGTGTCCTTTGTGTACGGGCTTCAATTCATTGGCTTTCTATTGTTCGGTATTTGGTTTTACAATTGGAGCTTATGTTGGTTTAACCTCAGTGATATTGGTGGATCTGTTGGGTTTGGATAAGCTAACAAATGCTTTTGGTATACTATTATTGTTCCAGGGTGTGGCATCACTGATAGGACCGCCCATAGGAG gaTGGATGTATGATATAACCCTTTCTTATGCCCCTGCATTTATCTTGGCGGGCGTTATGATTGCCATTAGTGGTTTAATGATGTTTGTGGTACCCCCTCTACAGCGTAGACAAGCGCGAAAAGAACAGGAATTAAATGCTCAAGAAATTGCTTTAAGTTAG